In Paenibacillus stellifer, the DNA window GTCGAAGGTGACGTCTCCCTGAACGGGCGGAAGCGGCTTGGCGTCCGGAACGTCGCTGACGGTAACCGGCTCATCCAGCGTCTCGAAGATGCGTTCCAGATAGGCGACGGCATTGATGAAGCTGTTGTACAGGTTCGACAGGTTCAGAATCGGCTGCCAGAACCGGGCCGCATAGCTGCTCATTGCCAGAATGACACCGAAGGTCACGTCCGCCGGATTGAGCGCCAGCAGACCGACCAGAAAGATCGACGCGGTAACCAGGGTGGACAGATTGTCGACCGTGAACGGAATTAGCGTATTGTAGCGCAGGGCGCGCATCCATTCCTTGCGGAAATTTTCGGCCAGCCGCGTGAAGATGCCTTCGTTGCGCTGCTCGCGGGAGAAGATTTGGGTTACGCGGATGCCGCTGATGCTCTCCTGCAGATAAGCGTTCAGATTGGAGCTCTTGTTGGATACTGCCTGCCAGGCACGCCGCTGCCGGGTCTTGATCATCAGCATGATGGCGAGGAAGACGGGAAGGCCCGCGAGAATGACAAGCGAGAGCCGGACGTCGACGGCAAACATGAAGGCGGCGATAAAGATCAGGTTCACGATTTCGAGAATAAAGTTGATAATGCCGTTGGAGAGCACATCCGAGACCGAGTTGACGTAGTTCACGACGCGGATCAGAATTTTACCCTGCGGGCGGTCATCGTAATATTTGAACGGCAGCTCCTGCAGATGCTTGAACAGATCGGTCCGTATGTCAAAAATAATATCCTGCCCGACGCTCGTCATAATGCGCGAGCGGATCGTCGCCAGAATGACGCTGACGACGATGGTTGCCAGCATGAGCGCCGACCACAGCACCAGCGGCAGAGCCGCCTTGGCGGGAATGGTCACATCGACGACATGCTGCATGATCAGGGGCGCCGACAGCGCGATGCCGGCGGACAGCGCGCTCAGTACGAACGCGACGATCATCGGCTTCTGCTGCCGCTTGATGTATACAAGCGCCCGCCGAAAGTGTCGGATATCGAACGGGGATTCCAGATCC includes these proteins:
- a CDS encoding ABC transporter ATP-binding protein; protein product: MARNKFDIDEDLESPFDIRHFRRALVYIKRQQKPMIVAFVLSALSAGIALSAPLIMQHVVDVTIPAKAALPLVLWSALMLATIVVSVILATIRSRIMTSVGQDIIFDIRTDLFKHLQELPFKYYDDRPQGKILIRVVNYVNSVSDVLSNGIINFILEIVNLIFIAAFMFAVDVRLSLVILAGLPVFLAIMLMIKTRQRRAWQAVSNKSSNLNAYLQESISGIRVTQIFSREQRNEGIFTRLAENFRKEWMRALRYNTLIPFTVDNLSTLVTASIFLVGLLALNPADVTFGVILAMSSYAARFWQPILNLSNLYNSFINAVAYLERIFETLDEPVTVSDVPDAKPLPPVQGDVTFDDVTFAYDPGINILENLSFDVKAGESIALVGPTGAGKTTVVNLISRFYNLTGGQITVDGHDISQVTLESLRSQMGIMLQDSFIFSGTILDNIRYGKLDATEDEIITAAKTVCADEFIKEFEQGYMTEVNERGSKLSQGQRQLISFARTLLADPRILILDEATSSIDAKTERLLQQGLNELLKGRTSFIIAHRLSTVKNCDRIMYVSNKGIAEYGTHDELMAKRGLYYRLYTAQKMEADPSSAAVSLPAQQAGH